GGAGTCCGTTTggtcgtcactcgaccgtttGGTTGTCACTGGACCGTTTGGTCGTCACTTTGACCGTTTTGTCGTCGCATGAGCGTTCTGTCGTCGCTTGTCCGTTTGTggccaaaaaacaaaaaaaataataaaaaaaaataaaagtgtgCTGGGACCTACCATATTTCATTTACTCGGTAGCAAACCAAGgcttataaaatgtttttactcGGTCCATGCCGTTCAAATCATTATCCCGAGGATTTTGATTCTTGAAATCTCTATGGTCCTACCATGATCGGCCAATCTTTTAACAAGAAGAGGCCCACATCGAGCCCAATACCATGAACAAATAATTAGTTTTACATGGAGGTCAAGGCGTTTTGCTCGGCCATTTCACTCCATCACTTTTGCTCGGCAAAAGGCTTTTGTTCGGTTCCTGGTGCAGTTTCTCGCTTAGGGCTCATCACCATTGCCGAGTAACAGAGGCGAGATTCCGGTGGCGTCATTCGTCGAAGCCGCATCTTCCATAACTCACCTATTAGTAGGTATGACTTTGTCTTTCGGCTTCATTGCATTTCGACTTTGTCTACGTATTTACGCTAGGACACGAGTATAACTTGCCTTTCTTAAGAATGGGTTTACAAACTTGCTTTTTACTAGGCACGAGTTAGTCATGAACTCGTCTTTTACTAGGCATGAGTTGAGAAAACTCATCTTTTACTAGACATAAGTTGAGAAAAATCGCCTTTTTCTAGACACGACGTCTTTTTCTAGACACGAGTTACCGTCAACTTGCCCTTTATCAAGCACGAGTTTGGTGAACCCTTCTTTCGCTAGGCATGGGTTACTCGCCGAGCTACGGTTCCTAGGCAATAGTTAGGTAAACTCTCTTTACAGGCATGAGTTACTGGCCGAGTTACTGTTTCTAGGGATGAGTTCATAGTAAACTCTCCTAGCAAGAGGACAACTCACGTCCTAGGCATGAGTTCACTAGCCAACTCGCCTAGTCAAAGTACTACTCGCCTCTGTCTAGGCACGAGTTTAGTAAGTTTGCCTTTCTCCAGGCACAAGTTTACACTCAACTCGCCTAACAAGAGTACATCTACTCTCCCTCGCTCAGGCACGAGTTACTGGCCGAGTCACTACTTCTAGGGACGATTTCATAGTAAACTCTCTTAGCAAGAGTACAAATCGCGTCCTAGGCATGAGTTCACTAGCCAACTCGCCTAGTCAAAGTACTACTCGCCTCTGTCTAGGCACGAGTTTAGTAAGCGTGCCTTTCTCCGGGCACAAGTTTACACTCAACTCGCCTAACAAGAGTACATCTACTCTCCCTTGCTCAGACACGAGTTACTGGCCGAGTCACTACTTCTAGGGACGATTTCATAGTAAACTCTCCTAGCAAGAGTACAACTCGCGTCCTAGGCATGAGTTCACTAGCCAACTCGCCTAGTCAAAGTACTACTCGCCTCTGTCTAGGCACGAGTTTAGTAAGCTTGCCTTTCTCCGGGCACAAGTTTACACTCAACTCGCCTAACAATAGTACATCTACTCTCCCTCGCTCAGACACGAGTTACTGGCCGAGTCACTACTTCTAGGGACGATTTCATAGTAAACTCTCCTAGCAAGAGTACAACTCGCGTCCTAGGCACAAGTTCACCAGTCAACTCGCCTAGTAAATGTACTACTCGCCTGGGTTGTCAAATGTAAAAGCACTGAGGCCATTATCTTATGAACCCTCTTCGTCAAATTCATAGAGATCAACTTCATCTCTCTCAACGAACTGGGGGGCTTACTGTTGGACATGGGCTTTGCTCCCAACAAGGCTTATAAGATAATGGGCTCAGCCCATTTAAAAGGAGGTAACTAGGAAACCCTAGACCTCTTCATTCTATAAATAAGGAACTACCCCTCCTTTAAGGGGATCCTTTTAGCCACTTTTCCACCCTTTCTCtatttctagagagagaaacacCTCTCTACATGCTTTCATCTAGGCACTTGTGATCCCATCGTTGTAGAACTACGATTGGCTTGATCCCCATTTGGGGTACGTAGGCATTCCTTCACCGGGTCCAGCCATAATCATTAAACCCCTTTTTACTCTCTTTAAGTCGGTTCCAGCTAGTTCTAATCTAACAAGAAGACTTCTCCAAACCCCATAGTAGAAATCTGTCTACCCCTCGCATAGCACCGATTTCGGTACAAACATTAGATGATAAATTAAATTGGTTCATATGCttaaatataattgtttaaaagtAGTCCAACTATGAATTTTGTATGATAGATAAAATATAGGACTCTATTTTAGAATAGATTAACAAAATTAGTTTATTACGCAAATAGCACACAAaggaaaaatttcaaaataccaTTCATTTACAAGGATAATACTAAACAAgcctaaaataatataataaatattttagatatcaCAAAAATTATGAAGAAAGTAGCACATGACGAAAACAAATCTCCAAATTAGcattaataaaaagataaaatgatTAATTTACTTTTAACGCCAAACCATCAAATCTTAATCTCACCCCTTAAATAATATACCTTAAAtcttaattattaaattcaaacccaaataaaatataattttagtttttgttaacttatgctattttgaaaaataattatcgTATGGGCTacttttagaataaaatatgtttggtcaaaaaaaaaatttaatgctattttagaatatttttttctaaatactaCACCATAAACGCTAACCATAAAATCGAAatcgaaatataaaatatattattatataatttatcatttgatgtattttttaaaaattagttattttatattgtgCTACTTGagaatatttatatagttttttcttACAATTATGTAATgtgtttatataaaatgaataacaaaaattatgttcctaaaaatttatatcatttaaaagaaattaattgaacattctcatattttttatttctctataaaaattataattcaaattatttattttcataaaattaaagaaaattaacaaaaaagatcaaaaatgagaaattattaaaaagtattgatcactttataaatagtttaaaatcatttatatttcttttattaattgttAAATTGAGAGGTAGAAACTTACGGGTTGCTCGATTTACTATATTATTAGCAGtcatttaaaaactatttataaaataattatatttttatttctcaaaacttttttagttaattttcttaattatcTTATATTCATTGTGTTATTCCTTTTGCTGGTGGTCACCACTCACCAGCGGAAATCTGCTACATAATGATTCGTAGATggtttaaaacaacattatggATTTCGAactgttgttttttttgtgtgccAACAAAAACTGTATGAAATCTAACGGTGGGAAACTAATCTATGTAAatgattatgattttttttttccgtttagATAGAAAGGGAGAAAAATGAGTGGATAACAAAACAACTGAATCTGTTTGCTTGAGTTGAAGCATCAAGAGACAGAACAgaaatggcttcttcttcttccatctccttctcatgcGCACCTTCACTCTTCTCCATCAAACCCatcacctcttcttcttctttcccaAAGCAGCTCTCCTCTCGATTCCTAGGAACCCGAAACTTAAAGATTCGAATCCGACCCAACAGACTCGGACCCTCCAACGGTTCAAGAACCACCTGCTGGTTCAAGTTCGGCAAGAACGGCGTCGATGCTGAAAGTGCCGGAATCTATGGTAGTCAAACACGCGATGACTTCGACAAAGACGACGTTGAACaggtttgtcttcttctctactTAACTCATCGTCTATAGTTCTTggatataaataatatgtataaataaaataatgtatatgaGTTCTTGATGTTTATGGCAGTACTTCAATTACATGGGGATGCTTGCGGTAGAAGGTACATATTCAAAGATGGAAGCTCTTCTTAACCTAAACATTCATCCAGTCGATATCCTATTGATGTTGGCAGCCACGGAAGGTGACAAACCTAAGATCGAGGAGCTGCTTAGAGCTGGTGCTAGCTACTCGGTCAAGGATGCTGATGGAAGAACCGCTATAGACAGAGCTAATAGTGAAGAGATTCGTGACTTGATCCTTGGCTACTCCACTCAGAAGGCTTGAATGTTCCTGAGTTTTTTAAAGAAATGTTGTGCTAGAACAAACTGTCTTTATGAGTTCCCCGGATGAGTAGGTTATAAAATCCATCTTCTTTTGCTTCCTTTTTGTCTTTCTCGCctgttttttgtttcttccttGGAGGTTCTTCTGTGGGGTTTGGTGTTATTTCGGCGAAAGGTCTTTTCACACGTAGGAAAGCCACCTTGGTTGCTCTGCAACTCGGTTTGATTGTGTCTGCGTTGATTTTTGCCGGAGTAACAGGCTTTGTAGATTCATCATCTGGTTTTTCTAAATCTTCTGGTTCTGCCTTGGCAATGAGATTTGAACTCTCTGTAACAGTACCACCAACGTCTTTGTCTGCTTCGGGCAGAGAAAGAGACATATCTTCTGCAATTGGACAATTCAATCAATAGCACAAAATTTTCAGTGAATTACAAGGCAGAGACTGACTGTATTTGCAACCGTAAAGCTGTGAAGATTTAAACAAGTATAAGCCTACTTAGTAAATCGATTCTAAGTACATAACCAGGTACCGAAAATAAACAACTATACAGTAATTCCGTGGAGATTCTTACCGCCAAAAGGAGAAACAAATGTTTCATACTGAACTGAACAATCTCTAGTTGTAGCATCCTCTGGCTTATCTGAAACTTCTGGTTGCAACGCATTGTTAGTCTTGGAAGAAGCTGTTTCAGCAGTGGGAGTCGAACTTTCTGTCACAGTAACACCTCCGCTGTCAGCTTCAGGCAAAGGAGAGATCTCTTCTGCAAGGACAAATCTTTCAGTggagtatttaaaaaaaaaaaaaaacaaatttggatCTTGCTATGCTAATACGCTTTAACCAATAAACCCATCTAAAACCCATCTAAAACCCAAATTCTACAACCTTTGATTCCTTTAAACTCTAAAGTCTAAATGCAGGATTCCAGACAAATGTTTCAGTTAAGTACTAAAACTATAAAGGTCTAAACAAGTGTAAATAAAACAAGTGTAAATAAGCCTACTTATTGGATAGGTGCTAAGGACATAACCAGCATCCTCCCTAAAGGACCAAAAAGTAACTCTGTGGAAATTCTTACCTCCGAGAGGACAAACAGATGTTTGATACTGAATTGAACAATCCCTAGTGGTAGCATCTCCTGGGTTTTCTGAAACTTCTGGTAGCAACACATTGTTAGTCTTGGAAGAAGCTGTTTCGGCGATGGCAATCGAACTTTTTGTCACAGTAACTCCACCGTTATCAGCTTCAGGCAATTGAGAGAGATCTTCTGCAAGTAGGACAATTCAATCAAAAAGCAAAAGTATTTCAGTTTAAGTAGAACTTTTGATCTTGCTACGCTTTAACCAATACcgacctaaaacctaaactctacaACCATGGAGCCGTTTAAACTCTAAAGACTGTACTGCAGACAAGTATGAGCTACAGAAGTGGTTCCCTCTACATCTAGGTAGTAGGTACTACGGAGATAACTAAAAATAACAACCAAACTAGTAGTTATGTGAAGGTTCTTACCCCCGAGAGAAGAAACAGATGTTCGATACTGTACCAACGAATCCTTAGTAGTAACATCTTCTGAAACATTCTCCTCTAAAGGTTTACTACTCTCACAGTTCTGCAATGTCTCAATTAGGACGTATTTATCAGTCTTCCATACACAATCCAACAAGGTGAAGCACTCTTCATCCTTTGGATAAAACTCACGGAACACCTATATTTTtccaaatagaaaaaaaaaaaaaaaaagagtttactGACATGATTATTGAACAGTTTGAGAAAACAACCAAATGGTCCAACAAAGAAGCTTAGACCGACCTCAACCCCTTCCTGAGCTATCTTTACAGACTGTTTCTTCAAAGATGTAGAGGTTACCGAGTTGAAAACTGAAACTGCATCAAGCAATATCTGCAAGAACCAAAACCATGAACAAATTAAAGTGTGAATTCAATTATGAACACTACAATAACAATAAGATCTATCATATTACGTATTTAATGAAGATCATGGATTACAGAAACTaactaaaatgtttttcttcttcttaggaATAGACAGAACAAAATCAAAAGGAGTCAACTTACTTGTTGAATCAACACTCGGAGACGTGCAAGCAGCGCCAAAAATGTCATGGAAGACCCTATGAAAAATGAACAAGCTAGCAAAACGGATATGCCACTGTAGCACAAATTTTAACGAAAAAACAATTATTACTTGAATGCGATTATCAATGAGAAATTACACAAAACAGTTTAATTTATAAACTAATCAGTACCTAGCTGCCTTCAAGATGGGTTCAGTCATCTGCACCAACACACACCAGTCAGAAAACTCAGATCTTGTTCATACGTATGTTCATGCAGCTAATCTCTACGAAACCTCTATAATATATAGAGATTAGAGAATACCTGTGAGAGTAGATGAAGAGCTCCACGAAGTCGATCCAAGATACTTGGAGATTTCTTCAACTTCAAGCTGCATAAAACCCCCAAATATATCAGAGCTAAGCTCCAATGCCattctcatatatatatcagtAAGAAAGATAAGCCATACCTCTCCAAAACATGGAGTTTCTGTTTAGTTCCTGTCCCAGACATAACATGAAAGCAAGGTCTAAGAATCTCCTCCATGTTTGCTGTTCTCAAAAGCCTCAGATCCCTTCTCACCTAACCAACAAAAAATCGATTATAGATTtgaaatcaagaaacaaattcATCTCATGTAGATAGGTACCTTGAGAAGGTACTGAAAGTAGGAGCATCTACGATGCTGGTTCTTGTTCTTGTAAACCATTCTCTCGAAGACTGCGTGCTCAAGCTCGAGAAGACGAAGCTGACTCTTCAGCTTCTCCTCTAGAGCTTTGGCTTGTACATCATCCTCCATGGTACAGCTCTGTAAGGAAACTTACAATCAGATTCATACATATTCGAACTAGAGACAAAGTAGAAACTCACTAATTCAGACATACAAAACTTTAAACCATTAAAAAGCAACAACAAACCAAGGCAACATCGAGTGTGACTCGTTCTACTACTCACATCAGGATGAAAATCGAGAAGGACTAACCTCTGGACTCTATGGTTATTGAGATGAATCGATGGTCGCCGTCGTGAGCGGTGGTTGACAAGAAACCAAAGTTGAGTCGCTGCCGGGAAGTTTCAGAACCTTTTTTCAGAATCTTAAACTAGGGTTTAATTGTTTAATTCAAACCGATATGTTCAGCACTACCGAACCAAACCGGTGACCGAGATTAAATAGTGAATTGCCAGTCGGTTCTTTTCTCCAAATCGGTTTGCCTCACCTCCGGCAAGTATGGTTCGGTTCAGGTGTAAAAACAAAGATGACTCCggaaaagaaaacacattagCCCTGTTCGTTTCTTCCACGCTGAATCCGGCGACTGCGTCAAAAAATTAAGTCTTTAATGACAGAAACACACAGTACCTGTGAAGCACGATTCACTGATTTCCAGTCACTGCTGCAGCTACTAGCCAATATAACGCACGCGAAATAAAGCAGCAATGTATTAGCCACTACTTTGGGTTTTCTGCGTCTCcagcttttttatttttgtctccGTCACGTCATGGAGCATTTTGTTGACGCAGCCGCCGGATGTGGCGTCTATGAAACGAACATGGCTATTAGGCAATTACGTTTTTGATGACGtgtcaaattttattatttaattaatttttgttaatttactaaataataaaatttatatacttttacattttctaaaaaaatattttataaaactgattttatattttaaataattattatacttgTGGCATCCTGGTCAGCAAAATTAGCTAATGTAGCAttcatataagtaaaaacagATTAAGTGGTAGCTAGTGTGGCAACTGGTGTATGATTTCGtcaaaaagtaaacaaaatgtatgttatttgatttatttaaaaatatgtgtcTGTTTTACACGGTCATATAAGCAGGTATAAATTGAACATATCGCgatatgttggatatgacatGACTGTTTTCCCGTGATAAAACATCCGTCTGAAAATCTAAAGCACTTTAACTGTTtgatagaaacaaaaaaaaagttgtgacCGATAATCTTGGAatgagaaaaagagaaagacatGCAGATGAAAATAGAGGGATTAAAGTATATCCCCCACCGGAACCATCACTGCATCACATATGAGGAATGTAGTTTCAACCTCAATGTATGAAACTCAAACCTCAATGTATAACTCAAAGATCTCAAATAAGAATAACTCAATTCTTATTATTAGCTTAAAGAAAACTCTCAAGTCTTTAGCTCTCACAAAGATCTATTATCAAAACACACACGATGGATATCACTAGTTGATATCTTCTTTATATAGAACCTAATAAATCCTAATCCTACTTAACAAaacatatttcctttttttttcctaaactcAACTCAAGTAGGATTACTCTTTCTTAATCTCTAAGTTATCATCAAGTTTACTTTCAACATTTTCCCCCTTAAACTTGATGTTAACTTCACTTATATCATGAACTCCAATAAGCTCTCtcatctctttgaactttattCTCCCAAGTGCTTTAGTCAGGATGTCAGCTCGTTGCTCGTTTCCTGGAATGTGCTGAACATCCACTTGCCCGTTCTCGACGCATTCTCGTATAAAGTGATAGCGCTTGTGTATATGCTTAATTCGCCCATGGAACACATGATTCTTGGTAAGAGCTATTGCAGACCTATTGTCTATATGGATCACAATCTTCTGATACTCTTACTCGGTTACTTCCTCAAGTAGTTCCTGTACCCAGATAGCTTGTTTGGAGGCTTCCGTAGCGGCCATAAACTCGGCTTCACATGATGATAGTGCCACAGTCTCCTTCTTTGTCGAGCACCAAGAGAGAGGACACTCATTTAAATAGAAAACGTGACCAGTAGTGCTGCGTCCATCGTCTTCATCAATATTGTGACTTGAGTCACTATATCCGACCAGTTCCACATCCTTTGCTCGAGCGTATCTGAGACCAAGTGTTGTTGTACCCTTGAGATATCGCAATACTTGCTTCAATGCTGCTGCGTGTGACCGCTTAGGCTGATGCATGTATCTGCTGAGTTGCCCCACGCTGAAAGAGAGATTTGGTCGTATATGCAACAGGTACCTGAGGCACCCTATGTTGCGTCTGTACTCCCCTTCATCGATGCTCTGTTCCTCTTGAGCCGTTGACATCTTTAGACCAAACTCCATAGGAGTAAGCGTTGCGTTGCATCCCTCCATGCCGGTTTCACTGAAAATCTTGTTGGCATATCTTTCTTGCCTTAATGTAATTCCATCCTTCTGTTGATCTACTTCGATCCCCAAGTAATATGTTAACAGCTCAAGGTCACTCATATCAAAAACGTCAGACATCTCTTGCCTGAACTCCTTGATCATCTTAGTACACGACCCTGCAACAAGGAGGTCATCGACGTACACGGCGACCAATAGGAACTGGCTGCTCGTCGCCTTGCGGTACAAGGAAGGTTCCTTAGAGCACTTGACGAACTTTAAGACTTCTAGTACGTTGTTTAGTTTTTCATTCCAGGCTCGAGGCGCTTGTCTCAGACCGTACAACGCTTTCTTCAGTTTATATGCCTTTTCCTCTTTGCCTTTCACTCTGAAACCTTCCGGCTGCTGAACATAAACATCTTCTTTCAAGTCTCCATGGAGAAATGCGGTCTTTACGTCTAGGTGGTGAATCTCTCATCCTCTTGATGCAGCTAATACAATAATGAAACGAACGGTTTCTATCCGAACCACAGGAGCAAAAACCTCTTCAAAGTCGACACCATGTCGTTGTATATACCCCTTAGCTACCAACCTTGATTTGTATTTGCTTATACTTCCATCTGCGTTTCTCTTTATCTTGAATATCCACTTGAGACCTATTGCTTTAGCTCCTTTAGGCAAGTCTACAAGATCCCATGTGTTGTTCTTTATGATAGATTCCATCTCATCTTGACATGCATCTCTCCATACTTTTTCTTCTACAGCTTCTTCGTAGCTCCACGGTTCTTCATTCAAAAGTAGAAATAGGTGTTCTGCTTCGTCGTCAGCAAGAAGCACATAATCATCTAAATAAGCCGGTTTCTTGCTCTCCCTTGTTGATCTCCTAAGGATTGGTTCTTCAACAACCTCGCTACTGTCCTCATGGCCATCGTTGCCTTGCTCTTCTGTGATATCAACACTACTTTCCTCTGTTCCTATCCCTTGATTCCCAAACGTATCAAAGAGAAGTTGGAACTATCCCGGCTCTTCTGCTATACCCTCCGTCTTGTTGCTCCACCTCCAACCTTTGCTTTCATCAAAGGTAACATCTCTGCTCACAACGATTCTCTGATTCGTTGGATCAAACATTCTATA
This Brassica napus cultivar Da-Ae chromosome C6, Da-Ae, whole genome shotgun sequence DNA region includes the following protein-coding sequences:
- the LOC125588709 gene encoding protein LHCP TRANSLOCATION DEFECT-like: MASSSSISFSCAPSLFSIKPITSSSSFPKQLSSRFLGTRNLKIRIRPNRLGPSNGSRTTCWFKFGKNGVDAESAGIYGSQTRDDFDKDDVEQYFNYMGMLAVEGTYSKMEALLNLNIHPVDILLMLAATEGDKPKIEELLRAGASYSVKDADGRTAIDRANSEEIRDLILGYSTQKA
- the LOC125588708 gene encoding uncharacterized protein LOC125588708 isoform X3, producing MEDDVQAKALEEKLKSQLRLLELEHAVFERMVYKNKNQHRRCSYFQYLLKVRRDLRLLRTANMEEILRPCFHVMSGTGTKQKLHVLESLKLKKSPSILDRLRGALHLLSQMTEPILKAASGISVLLACSFFIGSSMTFLALLARLRVLIQQILLDAVSVFNSVTSTSLKKQSVKIAQEGVEVGLSFFVGPFGCFLKLFNNHNCESSKPLEENVSEDVTTKDSLVQYRTSVSSLGEDLSQLPEADNGGVTVTKSSIAIAETASSKTNNVLLPEVSENPGDATTRDCSIQYQTSVCPLGEEISPLPEADSGGVTVTESSTPTAETASSKTNNALQPEVSDKPEDATTRDCSVQYETFVSPFGEDMSLSLPEADKDVGGTVTESSNLIAKAEPEDLEKPDDESTKPVTPAKINADTIKPSCRATKVAFLRVKRPFAEITPNPTEEPPRKKQKTGEKDKKEAKEDGFYNLLIRGTHKDSLF
- the LOC125588708 gene encoding uncharacterized protein LOC125588708 isoform X2 — protein: MEDDVQAKALEEKLKSQLRLLELEHAVFERMVYKNKNQHRRCSYFQYLLKVRRDLRLLRTANMEEILRPCFHVMSGTGTKQKLHVLESLKLKKSPSILDRLRGALHLLSQMTEPILKAASGISVLLACSFFIGSSMTFLALLARLRVLIQQILLDAVSVFNSVTSTSLKKQSVKIAQEGVEVFREFYPKDEECFTLLDCVWKTDKYVLIETLQNCESSKPLEENVSEDVTTKDSLVQYRTSVSSLGEDLSQLPEADNGGVTVTKSSIAIAETASSKTNNVLLPEVSENPGDATTRDCSIQYQTSVCPLGEISPLPEADSGGVTVTESSTPTAETASSKTNNALQPEVSDKPEDATTRDCSVQYETFVSPFGEDMSLSLPEADKDVGGTVTESSNLIAKAEPEDLEKPDDESTKPVTPAKINADTIKPSCRATKVAFLRVKRPFAEITPNPTEEPPRKKQKTGEKDKKEAKEDGFYNLLIRGTHKDSLF
- the LOC125588708 gene encoding uncharacterized protein LOC125588708 isoform X1, whose product is MEDDVQAKALEEKLKSQLRLLELEHAVFERMVYKNKNQHRRCSYFQYLLKVRRDLRLLRTANMEEILRPCFHVMSGTGTKQKLHVLESLKLKKSPSILDRLRGALHLLSQMTEPILKAASGISVLLACSFFIGSSMTFLALLARLRVLIQQILLDAVSVFNSVTSTSLKKQSVKIAQEGVEVFREFYPKDEECFTLLDCVWKTDKYVLIETLQNCESSKPLEENVSEDVTTKDSLVQYRTSVSSLGEDLSQLPEADNGGVTVTKSSIAIAETASSKTNNVLLPEVSENPGDATTRDCSIQYQTSVCPLGEEISPLPEADSGGVTVTESSTPTAETASSKTNNALQPEVSDKPEDATTRDCSVQYETFVSPFGEDMSLSLPEADKDVGGTVTESSNLIAKAEPEDLEKPDDESTKPVTPAKINADTIKPSCRATKVAFLRVKRPFAEITPNPTEEPPRKKQKTGEKDKKEAKEDGFYNLLIRGTHKDSLF